One part of the Larimichthys crocea isolate SSNF chromosome XIX, L_crocea_2.0, whole genome shotgun sequence genome encodes these proteins:
- the cxixh7orf57 gene encoding uncharacterized protein C7orf57 homolog: protein MSAAVPNHRRTKPGGIKPGVVTTGVTGPTSQIPGLSQSVEADNTPAERISGRRVGIFESDSDYVKLAKGGGHKGLLSHDANSDDKPKKAYNPPTNWFGVEESEGGNKATSPNSQMKVGVQPLAAPFGTDNGSTWEREADRFSPDKEKMSPDGIANEMEGLSMTNKYKRTSYDKKAPPVSMSKLLSHGYVEEKKKSPNDDDTSSVTSEQTSTIATEDVDDLE from the exons ATGAGTGCCGCTGTACCCAACCATCGAAGGACCAAGCCTGGTG GCATAAAACCTGGCGTTGTGACCACTGGTGTGACTGGACCGACCTCCCAGATCCCTGGTCTGTCCCAGAGCGTTGAGGCTGATAACACTCCGGCGGAGAGGATCAGCGGACGGCGAGTTGGGATATTTGAGTCCGACTCAGATTATGTGAAACTGGCAAAGGGAGGTGGACACAAAG GGCTGTTGAGTCATGATGCCAACTCTGATGACAAGCCGAAGAAGGCGTACAATCCACCGACTAACTGGTTTGGAGTTGAGGAATCAGAGGG TGGAAACAAAGCAACGTCCCCCAACAGCCAGATGAAGGTGGGCGTGCAGCCTCTGGCTGCACCGTTTGGCACTGATAACGGTTCAACCTGGGAAAGAGAGGCCGATAGATTTTCCCCTGATAAAGAGAAG ATGTCTCCTGATGGCATTGCCAATGAGATGGAGGGTCTGTCCATGACCAACAAATACAAGAGAAC GTCTTATGATAAGAAGGCTCCTCCGGTCAGCATGTCCAAGCTGCTGAGTCATGGCTATgttgaggagaagaagaagtctcCTAATGACGACGATACCTCAA gCGTGACTTCGGAACAGACGAGCACCATCGCGACGGAGGACGTGGACGACCTGGAGTAG